The Buchnera aphidicola (Rhopalosiphum padi) genome segment TTTTAGCAAATAAACTTATGCATCCACGTAATCAGATTGAACGAGAATATAAAATTCGAATTTTTGGAGAAATCAATGAAAATAAAATAAATACTTTAAAAAAAGGAGTTAAAATTATACATGGTAATGCTTCTTTTAAAGAAATAGTACCTTTATACGATAAAAAAGAAGGAAAAAATAAATGGTTTAAGGGGATCTTATGTGAAGGTAAAAATCGTGAAATTAGATTAATGTTAAAATCAATTAAATGTCAAGTTAGTCAATTAATTAGAGTACGATACGGTAATATTATTTTACCAAAAAATTTAAAAGAAGGTCAATGGATGATGTTAAATTTAACACTATTGAATAATTTATATAATCTAATTAATGTTGAAAAAAAATAAAATTTTGCACGTTAGAAACTATTTAAATTTATTTTTTAAAAAGGTTAATTTTGTGAATTTACTGTTAAGTTATGAGTTGTTTTTAGCAAAAACAATTACTTTTTTATTTAT includes the following:
- a CDS encoding pseudouridine synthase — encoded protein: MTEKIQKILSNLGYGSRRFIEHMIKCGNITINGKKAVIGEYLNKKNPGEILINKKKIVVQRKKNESKVLIYNKPIGEICTRSDIQKRLTVFDKLPKLNLNRWVSIGRLDINTKGLLLFTNDGVLANKLMHPRNQIEREYKIRIFGEINENKINTLKKGVKIIHGNASFKEIVPLYDKKEGKNKWFKGILCEGKNREIRLMLKSIKCQVSQLIRVRYGNIILPKNLKEGQWMMLNLTLLNNLYNLINVEKK